A genomic stretch from Microcebus murinus isolate Inina chromosome 19, M.murinus_Inina_mat1.0, whole genome shotgun sequence includes:
- the LOC105882278 gene encoding uncharacterized protein LOC105882278: protein MTKSSGLFAEHPDRVSKIRRAFRSQSTPAFAPATLPVSPVPVPGGRWHLAGQRGPSAGRRTRASPRPGAPARQATPLRRPSRPEAAPPRADRRRRRARGEGRRGRADTRRRPPPYLRDGAPAGGGTRRRRRRRRRRGPGARSQLSLGRQRRRARRRPLAAGGRARRPGDAAIGCAAASGPGAAAPRRAGGGDPAPSDPRPRSGRAAADAANGEGGRGRARGGEDVAGRCAQGQLRPRDSHARPRPTDGLVPLPSAALAGPRSSPVRLDFPRPGASPGRGGVPARGTGGGVRASTRTETTVWGGGDPGNPAGPCGGGERPPGGRRGGSVSQAEGRASAKALTLELGVRPTGKASGSVCAGRGKLRGRERPPRGIWALEIGSVRVGFRERSQGRRMGLLSGIPISTLVPWGILCQRRQTESLPP from the exons ATGACAAAATCAAGCGGGCTCTTCGCAGAACACCCAGACAGGG TCTCGAAGATCAGGCGTGCATTCCGCAGCCAGAGCACACCTGCATTCGCTCCAGCCACACTGCCAGTGTCCCCCGTGCCGGTCCCGGGCGGCCGGTGGCACCTCGCCGGGCAGCGCGGGCCCAGCGCGGGCAGGCGGACCCGGGCCTCGCCTCGCCCTGGCGCTCCGGCCCGCCAGGCCACGCCCCTGCGGCGACCGTCCCGACCGGAAGCCGCGCCACCGCGGGCTGACAG gcggcggcggcgcgcgcggggggaggggcggcgcgGGCGCGCGGACACCCGGCGGCGCCCACCACCCTACCTGCGGGACGGCGCGCCGGCCGGCGGCGGGACgcggaggaggaggcggcggcggcggcggcgaggccCGGGCGCTCGCTCGCAGCTCTCGCTCGGCCGGCAGCGGCGGCGGGCTCGGCGGCGCCCTCTGGCGGCGGGAGGCCGCGCGCGGCGCCCGGGAGACGCCGCCATTGGCTGCGCTGCAGCGtcggggccgggggcggcggcgcCACGTCGGGCCGGGGGCGGCGACCCGGCGCCGTCTGACCCGCGGCCCCGGAGCGGGCGCGCGGCCGCCGACGCAGCCAATGGcgagggcgggcggggccgggcgcgcgGGGGCGAGGACGTCGCCGGCCGGTGCGCCCAGGGACAGCTGCGTCCTCGGGACAGCCACGCTCGTCCCCGTCCCACAGACGGGCTCGTCCCGCTTCCTTCCGCCGCTCTTGCAGGGCCCCGGTCGTCGCCCGTCCGCCTGGATTTTCCGCGTCCGGGCGCCTCCCCAGGCCGAGGCGGAGTCCCTGCCCGCGGCAcggggggaggggtgcgggccAGCACGCGCACGGAGACGACCGTTTGGGGCGGCGGAGACCCAGGAAACCCAGCGGGGCCGTGTGGCGGTGGGGAAAGGCCCCCGGGGGGGCGACGTGGAGGAAGcgtgtcccaggcagagggaagagcaagtgcaaaggccctgacgCTGGAGCTCGGCGTCCGGCCTACAGGGAAGGCATCCGGCTCTGTGTGTGCAGGGAGGGGAAAgctgaggggcagagagaggccaCCACGTGGAATTTGGG ctctggagatTGGAAGTGTCAGAGTTGGTTTCCg GGAGCGAAGTCAAGGACGTCGGATGGGTCTGCTGTCTGGGATCCCCATCTCAACCCTGGTACCATGGGGAATACTATGCCAAAGAAGACAAACTGAGTCACTACCTCCTTGA